The Ancylothrix sp. D3o sequence GATGGAGGCGATGGCAACGATACTCTCGATGGGGGTTTTGGTTTTGATGTTTTAATTGGTGGCAATGGCACAGATATTGCTACCTATAGCTTTTTTTCTGGGCCTATTATTGGTAATTTACAAACAGGTGTTGTCAGTTTTCCAGGAAATTCAACAACAACCGAGTCATTATTTTCAATTGAAAATTTAACTGGAGGCAGCGCTGCCGATCAATTGATTGGGAATAGCGTCAATAATGTTTTGGATGGCGGGTTGGGCAATGACATTTTAACCAGCAGCAATGGCAACGATACTCTCAATGGTAACACCGGCATTGATCAAGCTAATTATAGCAGCTTAGGACGAGCTATAACACTAACACCTTTTAGGGGAATAGATAAAAGTGGAGTTGGTTTTGATCAGCTAATTTCTGTAGAACAAATTGTTGGTGCTATCGGTCAAACCAACACGATCAATGCTTCTTCTGCTACAGGTTCTGCTTCTATAAATGTCAATCTTGGCATCAATAACCTTACGGTTAATAATGTTCCTCAATTGACCAGTACCTTCACTGTTCAAAACTTTGTTAATGTCACCGGTACTCTGAATGGTGATTTTATCACCGGCAATAGTAGTAACAACTCTCTGAATGGGAATTCTGGTAACGATATTGTCGTGGGTGGTGGTGGTTCTGACATCTTGCTCGGTGATAGTGGCAATGATAGTTTAACGGGAACCAACAATCTTTCGCGGGGATCTGGGGAATTTGACACTCTAACTGGTGGTGCCGGAATTGATCGCTTTATTTTAGGAGATTCCAGTGGTTCTTACTACAAATCTGCTGGGGGAAGTGATAGCGCACTGATTACTGATTTTTCGTCTGATGATTTAATTCAATTAGGCTCCGGTGAAACCTACAATATTCAAACCAATCTTTCTGGGTTTCAAATCTTCGTTGTTAATAGTTTTAGCCGTGAGCTTGTGGCCACTATTCAAAACGGGTCTAGTTTAAGGAGTGATGTGAGCGGTGTTCAAAGCAGTATCTCAGGCACTATAAGCACACCATCTCTCGACCTACCTTCCGGTAATTTTCAATTAGCCTCCGGTCAGGTTTTAGGTAGTTTTGTAGGGGCGTAGAATCAGTATAAGTAAGTGAACTTAATTAAACGTAAAAAACTTTGAGCTTACTTACCCTATATTTATCAAATTTAGTTGAGTCTAAAATACTCAAGCTTTAATCCTAATTTTTCGCTTCTTGCCTTTAAGCTTTCCTTAACTGCTTCGATTAAATCATATTCCCAATCAAACATTCTTCCTGCTATTTCATGGGTCTTAATTTGATGCCATTCTCCTTCTATTAGATTTAGCTCTGAGCTATAAGTAGGAAGAAAAAACAAATATAGTCCCTGAACCCGCCATTCTTTTTCTTTCGCTTTCACAATCTGGCTTTTATGAACAGAGTAATTATCTAATACAATTACTGTAATCGCTCCCGTTTGGGCTTGTCTTTGCTGTGCATATACAGCTTCTTTGTCTAATATTTTGACAAAATTTTCTTTTGTGAACCCACTTAAGGAAGCGGCATAATTAAAACTTTTCCCTGGCTCATATATTCCTAATATGTTTAGCCTTTTTCCTCGCTTTTTACTCTGCCTTATTTTTTTCTGTTCTCCTACTTTTACATAACTATAACTGGGACTACTCCACAGGCTGAAACCGCTTTCATCTAAGTATTTTAGGCAGAGCACACCACAAGCCGGCCTTGATTCTTAATATCTCTCTCATCAGCTTTTTTGGCTTGTTTTTGCTCCGGGTTTGGGTGGGTTCTTTGAACTGTTTTTGTTCGTTTCCATTTTAGTCCTTTTTTTTTGAGTATCTTACGGATTTGTGCGGGACTTAATTCCACTTGACGCTCTTGCTTAAGCAGAACTGATAATTGTTTACTGTTATAAGTTCTTTGATCCAACGCACAGCGCTCCTCCAAATACTGTATATCGGCTTCTTGCCACATCTTTTTTCTTCCACTTCTTGGTGCATCCCACAGCCCTTCCTCTCCTTTAAGTACCCACATCTGAAGGCTTCTTCTGACTGTATTAGCAGCCCAATTCATCCACTCTGCTATTCGTAGCTCCTGTCCACCCTTTTGCGCTCAAGCAGAGTACCTCGGCTCTTTTTCGCGTCCTTTCTGGCACTTGAGGATTTTGGCTTAACTTACGAAAGCTTTTGGAATTCTAGCTCACTAAGGCTAATTTTTAATCGGGCTGGCATATTGTGATTGCCTCTTTTTTATAATTTTTTCTATTTTACGTTTAATTAGGCACACCTACTTATAACCATATTCTCAGCAGGGTGGATCAAAACTCACCCTGCTTTGCAATCATTACATGAACGAGAGAAGATAAAAGGCTGTCCTAGATGCTCGTAGAACGCATCCAAGACCATCCAACAATTGCTAGGAACACCCCTTTTTTCGGGATTCAAGTCGCACCCCCAATTACACTTAGATAAAGCACTCCATGGGTTATGCGGTGGTGCATCGTTGGTGGAGGGGCCGGTGGAGCGTGACCTGAACTGGTCATTTGGTAAGCAAGGCCGACCCAACGCCGGGGATTCATACCCCCAAAGCTCACGGGGAATCGCAGTAATAGTATTACCGCTTTACCACAGGCATTCATGGACACTTCCATAAATAAAAGCAGACCACCGGCCAGCCAATTAACTCCAAATAATGCGCTCACCACCATCGGCCCTTTGTAGTCAAAGATCCGCAAGCTAGGTAAGAGTCAATTAAAAACCCATTTAATTCATGGACACCGGGGGATGCGATATAGTCGGCTTCTGTCAAGGGGCCAGGGGATATTGGGAT is a genomic window containing:
- a CDS encoding helix-turn-helix domain-containing protein, which encodes MNWAANTVRRSLQMWVLKGEEGLWDAPRSGRKKMWQEADIQYLEERCALDQRTYNSKQLSVLLKQERQVELSPAQIRKILKKKGLKWKRTKTVQRTHPNPEQKQAKKADERDIKNQGRLVVCSA
- a CDS encoding IS630 family transposase, producing MLCLKYLDESGFSLWSSPSYSYVKVGEQKKIRQSKKRGKRLNILGIYEPGKSFNYAASLSGFTKENFVKILDKEAVYAQQRQAQTGAITVIVLDNYSVHKSQIVKAKEKEWRVQGLYLFFLPTYSSELNLIEGEWHQIKTHEIAGRMFDWEYDLIEAVKESLKARSEKLGLKLEYFRLN